The Edaphobacter sp. 12200R-103 genome contains a region encoding:
- a CDS encoding glycoside hydrolase family 2 protein, with product MVRFPVTSLTGLAAIVLAGSPLVASSQQPLKTLLVDVDHRPATSLNGQWHYLVDQPPARGLYTLDGKVRDNGYALNTHPNISSGPHNEEYDFATAPTMKIPGDWNTQDPTLFHYEGVVWFQRDFDVQPRPGTRTFLHIGAANYKSFVWVNQKRICDHEGGFTPFDCEVTQVLKPGANFVVIAVDSTRNVDQIPGIGIDWFNYGGIHRDVSLVTVPESFIDDYDIHLKHGPSFSAADADTLTGYVHVEGAAAGTTVKIKVPEAGVETEARTDSEGRAPFEVKAKKLSLWSPSSPKLYKVELASGQDSLTDDIGFRDIRVDGTKILLNGKPIFLQGANMHAEAPYRGGRVNNDEDVKNIFGFLKDLNANFVRLCHYPHDERMEREADRDGIMIWSEIPIWQRISYEKPEVYAKAVAMLKEMIRRDRNKASVIMWSVSNETPNTPARTKFLTNLANEARQLDSTRPITSALIGPHAKGNQMVQNDPLIDALDIVGQNEYVGWYEGKPEDADTMVWTLPNKPVLMSEFGAEAKYGVHGPKNQRWAEEQQVNVYEHQFVMINKIPQVRGLIPWVLMDFRSPTRNIPKLQDGYNRKGLLSEKGEKKQAFYLFQKTYKNHSVGKAE from the coding sequence ATGGTTCGATTCCCCGTCACCAGCCTGACAGGCTTGGCCGCCATCGTTCTGGCAGGTTCCCCGCTGGTCGCCTCCAGCCAGCAACCGCTCAAAACCCTGTTGGTCGATGTCGATCATCGCCCAGCCACCTCCCTCAATGGGCAGTGGCACTATCTGGTCGACCAGCCTCCCGCACGTGGGCTCTATACCCTCGACGGAAAGGTCCGCGACAACGGCTACGCCCTCAATACTCACCCCAACATCAGCAGCGGTCCTCACAACGAGGAGTACGACTTCGCGACCGCTCCCACCATGAAGATTCCTGGCGATTGGAACACCCAGGACCCGACCCTCTTTCACTACGAAGGCGTCGTCTGGTTCCAGCGCGACTTCGACGTCCAGCCCCGCCCCGGCACCCGCACCTTCCTCCACATCGGTGCGGCCAACTACAAGTCCTTCGTCTGGGTAAACCAGAAGCGCATATGCGACCACGAGGGCGGATTCACTCCGTTCGACTGCGAGGTCACCCAGGTCCTGAAGCCTGGAGCAAACTTCGTCGTCATCGCCGTCGATTCCACCCGCAATGTCGACCAGATCCCCGGCATCGGGATCGACTGGTTCAACTATGGCGGAATCCATCGCGACGTCTCCCTGGTGACAGTTCCTGAAAGCTTCATTGACGACTACGACATCCACCTCAAGCACGGCCCCTCCTTCTCCGCCGCCGATGCCGACACCCTCACCGGCTATGTTCATGTCGAAGGTGCAGCCGCCGGAACCACGGTAAAGATCAAGGTTCCTGAAGCCGGGGTCGAAACGGAAGCCAGGACCGACAGTGAAGGCCGCGCGCCGTTCGAAGTGAAGGCAAAAAAACTCAGCCTCTGGTCACCGAGCAGCCCAAAGCTCTACAAGGTCGAGCTCGCCTCCGGACAGGATTCCCTGACCGATGACATCGGCTTTCGCGACATCCGTGTCGACGGCACCAAAATTCTGCTGAACGGCAAGCCCATCTTCCTCCAGGGCGCCAACATGCACGCCGAGGCTCCCTACCGCGGAGGCCGCGTCAACAACGATGAAGACGTAAAAAACATCTTCGGCTTCCTCAAAGACCTGAACGCGAACTTCGTCCGGCTCTGCCACTACCCTCACGACGAGCGTATGGAGCGAGAAGCCGACCGCGACGGCATCATGATCTGGTCCGAGATCCCCATCTGGCAGCGCATCTCCTACGAAAAGCCAGAGGTCTACGCCAAGGCCGTCGCCATGCTCAAAGAGATGATCCGCCGCGACCGGAACAAGGCCTCCGTCATCATGTGGTCCGTCTCCAACGAGACGCCCAACACACCCGCCCGTACAAAGTTCCTCACCAATCTCGCCAATGAGGCCCGCCAGCTCGACTCCACCCGCCCCATCACCTCGGCTCTCATCGGCCCTCACGCAAAAGGCAACCAGATGGTCCAGAACGATCCTCTGATCGACGCGCTCGATATCGTTGGCCAGAACGAATACGTGGGGTGGTACGAGGGCAAGCCCGAAGACGCCGACACGATGGTCTGGACCCTTCCCAACAAACCCGTTCTCATGTCAGAGTTTGGCGCCGAGGCCAAGTACGGCGTTCACGGTCCCAAAAATCAACGCTGGGCAGAAGAACAACAGGTCAACGTCTACGAGCACCAGTTCGTCATGATCAACAAGATCCCGCAGGTCCGCGGCCTGATTCCGTGGGTCCTGATGGACTTCCGTTCGCCCACTCGCAATATCCCAAAGCTGCAGGATGGCTATAACCGCAAGGGGCTCCTCTCAGAAAAAGGCGAGAAGAAGCAGGCCTTCTACCTCTTCCAGAAGACCTACAAAAATCACTCCGTCGGAAAGGCCGAATAG
- a CDS encoding pyridoxal phosphate-dependent aminotransferase, with the protein MSTATATKIFADRIGRIEVSATMAITAAALKLKSEGVDLADFGAGEPHFSTPRHIKDAAIDAIEKNFTRYTNVAGIPEIRKAIVDRHTADFGSAYTPEECVFTTGGKLALFNAVQVLVDHGDEVILPVPYWVSFKDIIQYAGGVVVPVETNEAENFRVTAKMIEAAITPKTKAIILNTPSNPSGAVVSPEDLEAIVRLAHQRDIFVLLDECYVYLNFTGNIVSGGSFKDCKEHVVVLGSLSKTYAMTGWRAGFALGPKPIIAAMSKLQSQSTSNTASMVQRASIAAVSGSQECVAEMRADYVKLRDRVLEGFKTIPGLTCTVPEGAFYVYPNVKNFIGKGGITSATDLAAKLLSEAHVVVVPGEAFGTKEHIRLSYAVSADVVDEGVKRMREYFAKLG; encoded by the coding sequence ATGAGCACAGCAACGGCAACCAAGATCTTTGCGGACCGCATCGGCCGCATTGAAGTTTCTGCAACCATGGCGATCACGGCTGCGGCACTGAAGCTGAAATCCGAAGGTGTTGACCTGGCGGACTTTGGCGCGGGCGAACCGCACTTTTCCACTCCGCGTCATATTAAGGATGCTGCGATTGACGCCATCGAGAAGAATTTCACCCGTTATACGAACGTTGCCGGTATTCCCGAGATTCGAAAGGCCATCGTCGACCGCCACACGGCGGACTTTGGCTCTGCGTACACTCCTGAGGAGTGCGTCTTTACGACGGGAGGCAAGCTGGCTCTTTTCAACGCGGTGCAGGTTCTCGTCGATCACGGCGATGAGGTGATCCTGCCGGTTCCGTACTGGGTCTCGTTCAAGGACATCATTCAGTACGCAGGCGGTGTTGTGGTGCCTGTGGAGACAAACGAGGCGGAGAACTTCCGCGTCACCGCAAAGATGATTGAGGCTGCGATTACGCCCAAGACCAAGGCGATCATTCTGAATACGCCATCGAATCCTTCGGGCGCCGTGGTCTCGCCGGAGGACCTGGAGGCAATCGTGCGCCTGGCTCATCAGCGCGACATCTTTGTGCTGCTGGATGAGTGCTACGTGTACCTGAACTTTACCGGGAACATTGTCAGCGGTGGCAGCTTCAAGGACTGCAAGGAGCATGTGGTGGTTCTTGGATCGTTGTCGAAGACGTATGCCATGACGGGTTGGCGTGCAGGCTTTGCGCTTGGACCGAAGCCGATTATCGCGGCGATGAGCAAGCTGCAGTCGCAGAGCACATCGAACACGGCAAGCATGGTGCAGCGGGCCTCGATTGCTGCTGTCAGCGGATCGCAGGAGTGCGTGGCAGAGATGCGCGCCGATTATGTGAAGCTGCGCGACCGCGTCCTTGAGGGCTTTAAGACGATTCCGGGACTTACCTGCACGGTGCCTGAGGGTGCTTTCTATGTGTATCCGAATGTGAAGAACTTTATCGGCAAGGGTGGAATCACCTCCGCAACCGATCTCGCGGCCAAGCTGCTCAGCGAGGCCCATGTGGTTGTGGTTCCGGGCGAGGCCTTTGGGACGAAGGAACACATCCGGTTGTCGTATGCAGTATCGGCTGATGTGGTGGATGAAGGCGTCAAGCGGATGCGCGAATACTTCGCAAAGCTTGGCTAG
- a CDS encoding mannose-1-phosphate guanylyltransferase produces MREGEGQVARPEFRFAPVILAGGSGTRFWPRSRRSRAKQVLALDGERTMIQQTVDRLLPVAATEDIWVVTNDLLKEAILDQLPNVLREHILSEPAARNTAPACALAAFLLEKTQPDTVIGIFPSDHVVKDTARFAEIVRAGVALAASGEKIVVLGVPATKPETGYGYIEYGRSSDSVHGVEVHRVKRFTEKPHKALAEAFVASGNYAWNSGMFLWSVKTLTNAIREHSPGIAARMEEIGAAYGTPEFARVFAEIYPLCENISIDYAVLEPRSAKGEASSEIYCLPGDFCWNDLGCWSALHEHVADCGPEDLAKKNVFDKTNQPCVDIDSEGNYVYAPGKAVALVGVSDLVVVETEDALLITTRERSQDVGKVVAELKQVGREDLV; encoded by the coding sequence ATGAGAGAAGGCGAAGGTCAGGTCGCACGCCCAGAGTTTCGATTTGCTCCAGTAATTCTTGCAGGTGGAAGCGGCACACGGTTCTGGCCGCGAAGCCGCAGGTCGCGGGCAAAGCAGGTCCTGGCGCTGGATGGGGAGCGCACCATGATCCAGCAGACGGTCGATCGCCTGTTGCCTGTTGCTGCGACAGAAGACATCTGGGTCGTCACAAACGATCTGTTGAAAGAAGCCATCCTCGATCAGCTTCCAAATGTGTTGCGAGAGCATATCCTGAGCGAGCCTGCAGCGCGAAACACGGCTCCGGCATGTGCGCTGGCTGCCTTCCTGCTGGAAAAGACGCAGCCGGATACGGTGATCGGTATCTTTCCCTCCGATCACGTTGTGAAGGATACTGCGCGCTTTGCAGAGATCGTAAGGGCTGGCGTTGCGCTGGCGGCAAGCGGCGAGAAGATTGTTGTGCTCGGCGTGCCGGCGACGAAGCCTGAGACGGGCTACGGCTATATCGAATATGGCAGATCCTCGGATTCTGTTCATGGAGTTGAGGTGCACAGGGTCAAGCGGTTCACGGAGAAGCCTCACAAGGCGCTTGCCGAAGCTTTTGTCGCTTCGGGGAATTATGCGTGGAACAGCGGAATGTTTCTGTGGAGCGTGAAGACCCTGACAAACGCCATTCGCGAGCATAGCCCCGGGATTGCTGCGCGGATGGAAGAGATTGGCGCGGCATATGGCACGCCTGAGTTCGCGCGCGTCTTTGCTGAGATCTATCCACTGTGTGAGAACATCTCGATCGACTACGCTGTGCTGGAGCCGCGATCGGCCAAGGGGGAGGCGTCGTCGGAGATCTATTGCCTGCCCGGAGATTTCTGCTGGAACGATCTTGGATGCTGGTCGGCGCTGCACGAGCACGTAGCCGATTGCGGTCCTGAAGACCTGGCGAAGAAGAATGTCTTCGACAAGACGAATCAGCCATGTGTCGATATTGATTCGGAAGGGAACTATGTCTACGCTCCCGGCAAGGCCGTCGCCCTGGTGGGAGTGAGCGATCTGGTTGTGGTGGAGACCGAGGACGCTCTTCTGATAACAACACGGGAGAGGTCGCAGGACGTGGGCAAGGTTGTGGCTGAGTTGAAGCAGGTGGGCCGGGAAGATCTGGTGTAA
- a CDS encoding phosphoglucomutase/phosphomannomutase family protein has protein sequence MSEAKTVVKFGTDGWRGIIADDFTYANVRIAAAAIAHYVLEHENAKAGVCIGWDTRFASRSFAHVVAEELSKAGIPVQLASGITPTPALSYAVRHRKAAGGVMITSSHNPAEWNGVKYKASYGGSGKPSIMTSIESYLEAPAPRVETPASIEEVDFQPEYIAALEKFVDLAVIRKSGSKFLIDVMYGAGRGVLAGIFSRAGIPFVEIRNEVNPAFPGINPEPILPHIRATQEAVVKEGCAAGLITDGDADRIGAVDEHGNVVDAHKIFSILLWWLLERKKWPGEVTRAFNTTKMIDRIAAKYGRMLNEHGIGFKYVVDLMLEKEILIGGEESGGVGISRHLPERDGLLNSLLLANVMADEKKTLGELVAMLQNEFGVHEYGRIDMHIEESIKQSAIARAKAGVTELAGMKVLRTENLDGIKFFLENPECSGKPNAAETWLLLRASGTEPLLRIYSESCSTESVNKVLEAARTFVLKGAEV, from the coding sequence ATGTCAGAGGCGAAGACAGTGGTGAAGTTTGGAACGGACGGATGGCGTGGCATCATCGCCGATGATTTCACGTATGCCAATGTTCGAATAGCTGCAGCTGCGATTGCACACTATGTTCTGGAGCACGAGAACGCGAAGGCGGGTGTCTGCATCGGGTGGGATACGCGCTTTGCTTCTCGCTCCTTTGCGCATGTTGTAGCCGAGGAGTTGTCGAAAGCGGGCATTCCGGTTCAGCTGGCAAGTGGCATTACGCCGACGCCTGCGCTGTCCTATGCCGTGAGGCACAGGAAGGCCGCGGGCGGTGTGATGATCACCTCAAGCCATAATCCCGCGGAGTGGAACGGCGTTAAGTACAAGGCGAGTTATGGGGGGTCGGGTAAGCCTTCGATTATGACATCGATCGAGAGCTATCTTGAGGCGCCGGCTCCGCGGGTGGAGACGCCAGCTTCGATCGAAGAGGTGGACTTTCAGCCCGAGTATATTGCCGCACTCGAGAAGTTTGTCGACCTTGCGGTGATCCGGAAGAGTGGATCGAAGTTCCTGATCGATGTGATGTACGGAGCCGGTCGAGGTGTGCTTGCGGGGATCTTTTCGCGTGCGGGCATTCCGTTTGTCGAGATTCGCAACGAAGTGAACCCGGCCTTTCCCGGCATCAATCCGGAGCCGATTCTGCCGCACATCAGGGCCACGCAAGAGGCTGTGGTGAAGGAGGGATGCGCTGCCGGGTTGATCACCGACGGTGATGCCGATCGTATCGGCGCAGTCGATGAACATGGAAATGTGGTTGATGCTCACAAGATCTTCTCGATCCTGTTGTGGTGGCTGCTGGAACGGAAGAAGTGGCCGGGTGAGGTCACTCGAGCCTTCAATACGACGAAGATGATCGACCGCATCGCTGCGAAGTATGGCCGCATGCTGAATGAGCATGGGATCGGCTTCAAGTATGTCGTGGACCTGATGCTTGAAAAGGAGATCCTGATCGGCGGAGAAGAATCGGGTGGTGTTGGAATCAGCAGGCATCTGCCTGAGCGCGACGGTCTTCTGAATTCGCTGCTGCTGGCCAATGTGATGGCGGACGAGAAGAAGACACTGGGCGAACTGGTCGCGATGCTGCAGAACGAGTTCGGTGTGCATGAGTACGGCCGTATTGATATGCACATTGAGGAGTCGATCAAGCAGTCGGCGATTGCCCGTGCAAAAGCTGGAGTTACTGAACTGGCGGGAATGAAGGTTTTGCGCACGGAGAACCTGGATGGGATTAAGTTCTTCCTCGAGAATCCGGAGTGCAGCGGGAAGCCGAATGCCGCTGAGACCTGGCTGCTGCTGCGCGCTTCGGGGACCGAGCCTCTGTTGCGTATCTATAGCGAAAGTTGTTCGACGGAGTCGGTGAACAAGGTTCTTGAGGCAGCCAGAACCTTTGTGTTGAAGGGAGCTGAAGTTTGA
- a CDS encoding HAD family hydrolase, with product MSEVVRVETKGLLFDMDGVLISSIGSVVRCWRIWAKQYGVPDADSYEVPHGMRAIDIVRSLRPDIDPLEGLRAIEDLEIEDTADLTVLPGAKELLQSLPPERWAIVTSATRRLMLGRLEAAGLPAPERIVSADDVVRGKPDPEPYRKGAELLGCTPEECIVVEDAPSGVGAGKAAGSRVLGVVGTHTLAQLEQADWVVNSLERVTAKIGKGGLELSFIAEKR from the coding sequence TTGAGCGAAGTTGTACGAGTAGAGACGAAGGGCCTGCTCTTCGATATGGATGGCGTTCTGATCAGCTCTATCGGCTCGGTCGTTCGTTGCTGGAGAATCTGGGCGAAGCAATATGGCGTCCCTGACGCCGACAGTTATGAGGTTCCGCATGGCATGCGGGCGATCGATATCGTTCGCAGCCTGCGTCCTGACATCGATCCTCTGGAGGGGCTGCGGGCTATCGAAGACCTGGAGATTGAAGATACGGCGGACCTAACGGTGCTTCCGGGAGCGAAGGAGCTGCTGCAGAGTCTTCCGCCCGAGCGATGGGCCATCGTTACCTCGGCGACAAGACGCCTGATGCTGGGGCGGCTGGAGGCTGCCGGACTACCTGCGCCTGAACGCATTGTGAGTGCGGACGATGTCGTTCGAGGCAAGCCCGATCCGGAGCCCTATCGGAAGGGCGCTGAGCTGTTGGGATGCACGCCCGAGGAGTGCATCGTGGTTGAGGACGCTCCTTCGGGGGTGGGCGCGGGAAAGGCGGCCGGATCCAGGGTATTAGGCGTGGTGGGAACCCATACCCTGGCACAGCTGGAGCAGGCTGATTGGGTGGTGAACTCACTCGAGAGAGTCACCGCGAAGATTGGCAAGGGCGGGCTGGAGCTAAGCTTCATCGCAGAGAAGCGCTAA
- a CDS encoding DNA-binding transcriptional regulator, whose translation MFGIAQYIRENRPWSIYFNERSAVEGSPSWIDSWQGDGIITRVATPEIRNTVIHRSIPVVDLNEQLDGLGIPLISNDHAEVGRMAARHLLDRGFQRFAFVGFSGHKYSDGRRDAFIQTVESRSHTCEVYPDQPVEVDLLHKGIWQIELDHLARWVAALPKPVGIMACTDFRGVQLLNACRHANVAVPEQVAVVGVGADDISCEFADPPLSSVVLDAKRMGYEAASLLDRMMQGHLPSPTNMRIPPLDIFVRRSSDITAIANPLAAKALQFIRENARSGINVDTVLRHLGVSRTTLQNHFRATVGKSIHDVLTEARLACVKEMLVETQLSIADISERCGFQYPEYMCAVLKKRTGWSPAQYRAQYGRASTTSDSL comes from the coding sequence ATGTTTGGAATCGCACAGTACATCCGGGAAAACCGGCCATGGTCCATCTACTTCAATGAGCGCTCTGCCGTCGAGGGCAGCCCTTCCTGGATCGACTCCTGGCAAGGTGATGGCATCATCACACGAGTCGCAACCCCGGAGATTCGCAACACCGTCATCCATCGCTCTATCCCGGTCGTAGACCTGAACGAGCAGCTGGACGGTCTAGGAATCCCCCTCATCAGCAACGATCACGCTGAGGTCGGTAGAATGGCTGCCAGACATCTGCTGGATCGAGGCTTTCAACGATTCGCGTTTGTAGGCTTTTCCGGCCACAAGTACTCCGATGGAAGGCGCGATGCTTTTATCCAGACCGTGGAATCTCGATCTCACACCTGTGAGGTCTACCCCGATCAGCCCGTCGAAGTCGACCTCCTGCACAAAGGCATCTGGCAAATCGAGCTGGACCATCTTGCACGATGGGTAGCGGCGCTCCCCAAACCCGTCGGCATCATGGCATGCACTGATTTTCGCGGGGTTCAGCTGCTGAATGCCTGCCGACACGCGAACGTGGCCGTGCCGGAACAAGTCGCCGTTGTTGGCGTGGGTGCTGACGATATCTCCTGCGAGTTCGCCGACCCCCCTCTTTCCAGCGTCGTGCTCGACGCCAAGCGTATGGGATATGAAGCAGCATCGCTGCTCGACCGTATGATGCAGGGGCATCTTCCCTCCCCGACCAACATGCGCATCCCACCGCTCGACATCTTCGTCCGCCGCTCCTCTGACATCACGGCGATTGCCAATCCATTGGCTGCAAAAGCACTCCAGTTCATACGCGAGAATGCTCGCTCGGGCATCAACGTTGATACAGTCCTGAGACACCTTGGTGTCTCACGCACAACTCTTCAGAATCACTTCCGCGCCACAGTTGGAAAATCAATCCATGATGTGCTCACAGAGGCACGGCTCGCTTGCGTGAAGGAGATGCTTGTGGAAACACAGCTCTCCATCGCCGACATCTCAGAGAGATGCGGTTTCCAGTACCCGGAATACATGTGTGCTGTTCTCAAGAAACGTACTGGCTGGTCCCCAGCTCAATATCGCGCGCAATACGGCCGAGCCAGCACAACCTCGGACTCTTTATAA
- a CDS encoding TonB-dependent receptor, translating to MNRFRLSVLFFMLFSWVSLVDAQEGGGIIAGHVLDNSGASVAGAEMTLTNDHQQTLSLKTNADGAYVTPSLPIGSYTMTVKAPGFQTEQREGISVVVDAHLQINVTLKVGSVDETVTVAAENNEVNVTSTELGTVFENRPIQELPVNGRSVMALAQLSPGVARNSGQINEGFADRGTAVSAISINNGPNAANAVLIDGQSVVQPYINEISINPAANAIQQFKVESGTISAEYGFLAGGAISMVTSSGHDRFHGQIYEFLRNDAFDARSYFNTKPDRVNALRYNQYGGSISGPIGGKTSFFGNYEEYRYTLGSQVIASVPTAEWLRGDFSNLKGATGKTIPIYDPATTRANPKGNGYVRDAFPGNVIPASRLDPVAQAVNAFYPAPNRTPSNPYTHSNNYSGPSANHKWMRQFLVRVDHSFSSRHSMFARYAYYKAYTDTGGGLYSVIQPFLGLRYDNYPNQAGIIEDTFIVSPTFLNEFRLSVLRADLLFQTASYNQNWAQKLGMPNVPPTAFPRMSNGFATSSTSAEGERAGTSPELSDIVTLALGKHNLRMGVDWRLQRGYNKQSAQPSGIYTFNTTLTGNPQSTSGTGYTFASYQLGAVASAKVDTVLGASHADFTVSGFVQDTWRVTRDLTLNLGLRYDFQQSPLEQHNGLSNFDINATDPLGLRGALVFAGRDGQPRRFRNNDATNFAPRVGFAWNVFGSNTTSLRGGYGIYYPTIFTTDFFGSTTGFASTITNYTAPGGNTNLPAFYLRDGLPSQPIQPLGAGLGPDGLLGQAVTYDSKDGTTPMAQQWNLVVERSLPTNILVSAAYVGNHGTHFIAGNYNLNQLDPKYLSLGTKLQNSVPNPYAGIVPGSLGNKTITLQQSLLMFPYYTSVTFRQPHDGNYIGHSLQISVTKRTSHGLTFMVGYTKSKLIDDSISTPVDFNGVQQADVTGYQNGYNRKAERSIDPLDHSQMLRISALYDLPFGRGRAFAGNIGPWLNRAIGGWQVNTVTQWHTGTPLTITGANNYAASRPNFVPMASAKLSNPTINKWFNTEAFINPPNYTFGNVPRTLPNVRGPNAFAMDISMVKSTPITERVQSQFRVEAFNALNHPVFGLPNMTFSPGSDGMNQSGTFGTITAATPGREIQLALKLLF from the coding sequence ATGAACCGTTTCAGATTGAGTGTTTTGTTTTTCATGCTGTTCTCCTGGGTCTCGCTGGTTGATGCGCAGGAAGGCGGCGGCATTATCGCCGGCCATGTTCTCGACAACAGCGGCGCCTCGGTCGCAGGTGCGGAGATGACGCTTACGAACGATCATCAACAGACGCTCAGCCTGAAGACGAATGCAGACGGAGCTTATGTCACACCCAGCCTGCCCATCGGTTCGTACACGATGACAGTAAAAGCGCCGGGTTTCCAGACAGAACAGCGGGAGGGAATCAGTGTCGTTGTGGACGCTCACCTTCAGATCAATGTCACCCTGAAGGTGGGAAGCGTCGATGAGACGGTTACGGTTGCAGCTGAGAATAACGAGGTCAATGTGACCTCGACTGAACTGGGAACGGTGTTTGAGAACCGTCCTATTCAGGAACTGCCTGTAAATGGACGAAGCGTGATGGCGCTCGCGCAGCTCTCGCCAGGAGTTGCGAGAAACTCCGGGCAGATCAATGAGGGTTTTGCAGATCGAGGTACGGCTGTTTCAGCGATCAGCATCAACAACGGGCCAAATGCGGCGAATGCTGTTCTGATTGATGGACAAAGCGTCGTGCAGCCCTACATCAACGAGATCAGCATCAATCCTGCTGCGAATGCTATTCAGCAGTTCAAGGTTGAAAGCGGCACGATCTCCGCGGAGTATGGGTTTCTTGCCGGCGGTGCAATCAGCATGGTGACCTCCTCGGGGCACGACAGATTTCATGGCCAGATCTATGAATTTCTGCGGAATGACGCCTTCGATGCACGGAGCTACTTCAACACCAAGCCCGATCGCGTCAACGCGCTGCGTTACAACCAGTATGGTGGTTCGATCAGTGGCCCGATTGGGGGCAAGACAAGCTTCTTTGGCAATTATGAAGAGTACCGTTACACCCTGGGAAGCCAGGTGATCGCCTCGGTGCCGACGGCGGAATGGCTTCGCGGCGACTTTTCAAATCTTAAAGGTGCGACCGGAAAGACGATTCCCATTTATGATCCGGCGACAACACGCGCGAATCCGAAGGGGAACGGATATGTACGTGATGCCTTTCCCGGAAATGTCATTCCTGCGAGTCGCCTGGATCCGGTAGCGCAGGCCGTGAATGCCTTTTATCCGGCTCCCAATCGTACGCCGAGCAATCCGTACACGCATTCGAACAATTACTCCGGCCCAAGCGCCAACCACAAGTGGATGCGGCAGTTTCTTGTTCGCGTAGATCATAGCTTCTCGTCGCGGCATTCGATGTTTGCACGCTATGCCTACTACAAAGCTTATACAGACACGGGCGGCGGCCTTTATAGCGTTATTCAGCCATTTCTGGGTCTGCGTTACGATAACTATCCAAACCAGGCAGGCATTATCGAAGACACATTTATTGTCTCCCCGACGTTTCTGAATGAGTTTCGTCTGTCGGTGCTTCGTGCAGACCTGCTCTTTCAGACGGCGAGCTACAACCAGAACTGGGCACAAAAACTAGGCATGCCCAATGTGCCGCCTACCGCGTTTCCGCGCATGTCGAACGGCTTTGCGACTTCCTCGACCTCCGCCGAGGGAGAGCGAGCCGGAACCAGTCCGGAACTGTCAGATATTGTGACGCTGGCACTTGGCAAACATAACCTGCGGATGGGGGTGGACTGGCGTTTGCAGCGTGGCTATAACAAGCAGTCTGCGCAACCCTCGGGAATCTACACGTTCAATACAACGCTCACGGGAAACCCGCAAAGCACGAGCGGCACGGGTTATACCTTCGCTTCTTATCAACTCGGCGCTGTTGCTTCCGCCAAGGTGGATACGGTGTTGGGGGCTTCACACGCCGACTTTACCGTCTCCGGATTTGTTCAGGATACATGGAGGGTAACGCGCGATCTCACTCTCAATCTCGGTCTGAGATATGACTTTCAGCAGTCCCCGCTGGAACAGCACAATGGCTTGAGCAACTTCGATATCAATGCAACAGATCCGCTGGGATTGCGAGGAGCGCTAGTCTTTGCAGGGCGCGATGGCCAGCCACGAAGGTTCCGCAATAACGATGCAACAAACTTTGCTCCTCGCGTCGGTTTTGCATGGAATGTCTTCGGTTCCAATACGACATCGTTGCGCGGCGGTTATGGTATCTACTATCCGACTATCTTTACGACCGACTTCTTTGGAAGCACTACAGGTTTTGCCAGTACGATTACGAATTACACAGCACCAGGAGGGAATACGAACCTGCCGGCGTTCTATCTTAGGGATGGCCTGCCATCGCAACCGATTCAACCGCTTGGCGCCGGTCTTGGCCCCGACGGTCTGCTCGGACAAGCGGTGACGTACGATTCCAAAGATGGAACTACGCCGATGGCACAGCAATGGAACCTGGTCGTGGAGCGCTCTCTTCCCACCAACATCCTGGTGTCTGCGGCGTACGTGGGCAACCATGGTACTCACTTCATTGCGGGTAACTACAATCTCAACCAGCTTGATCCGAAGTATTTGTCCCTCGGTACGAAGCTTCAGAACTCGGTCCCGAATCCTTATGCGGGAATCGTACCGGGCTCGCTGGGTAATAAGACGATCACTCTCCAGCAGTCGCTCCTGATGTTTCCTTATTACACGAGTGTGACCTTTCGCCAGCCTCATGACGGAAACTATATTGGACACTCGCTGCAGATCTCTGTGACCAAGAGAACGAGCCATGGCCTTACGTTCATGGTTGGCTATACGAAATCGAAGCTCATCGACGATAGTATCTCCACGCCAGTGGACTTCAATGGAGTTCAGCAGGCGGATGTTACCGGATACCAGAATGGCTACAATCGCAAAGCAGAACGGTCCATCGATCCGCTGGACCATTCCCAGATGCTGCGCATCAGCGCACTGTACGATCTGCCCTTCGGTCGTGGGCGAGCCTTTGCCGGGAATATTGGGCCGTGGCTGAACAGGGCAATCGGAGGGTGGCAGGTCAATACCGTTACGCAATGGCATACCGGGACTCCGCTCACCATCACAGGAGCCAACAACTATGCTGCGAGCCGGCCGAACTTTGTTCCGATGGCGAGCGCGAAGCTGAGCAATCCAACAATCAACAAGTGGTTCAATACGGAGGCGTTCATCAATCCTCCGAACTACACCTTCGGCAATGTTCCTCGTACGCTTCCGAATGTACGTGGGCCGAACGCATTTGCCATGGATATCTCGATGGTGAAGAGCACCCCTATCACAGAGAGGGTTCAGTCCCAGTTTCGTGTCGAAGCTTTCAATGCGCTCAATCACCCAGTCTTCGGACTTCCCAATATGACGTTCTCTCCCGGGAGCGATGGCATGAACCAGAGTGGAACTTTTGGAACGATCACGGCAGCTACACCGGGACGTGAGATCCAACTTGCTCTCAAGCTACTTTTTTAG